One window of the Eucalyptus grandis isolate ANBG69807.140 chromosome 8, ASM1654582v1, whole genome shotgun sequence genome contains the following:
- the LOC120287704 gene encoding reticulon-like protein B18 isoform X1 — translation MFLILQSWMFDLLFVKELILLRDNKNLDRIGQGITDLILWRDVAKSTLWFGVGSLCFLSSCFAQGISFSIFSAICQLGLLLLGLSFFSNSICQRNNIEKRRDIQLKEDDILRVARLILPAANLAISKRRELFSGEPSMTLKVAPFLLLGAEYGHLITLRRLCAIGFFVSFTAPKLYLRYSARISQKVECSKWWVLEAWVACSHKKIVAASAIMAFWNLTTIKTRLLTAFISVVVLRYHRQHSGANLEVAAEAEKEDLAQEQPDKAIVVAEKMSCD, via the exons ATGTTCCTAATCTTGCAGAGTTGGATGTTCGATTTGCTTTTTGTGAAGGAACTGATTTTACTGAGGGACAATAAGAATCTGGACCGAATCGGACAGGGGATTACTGATTTGATATTGTGGAGAGATGTCGCGAAATCGACACTCTGGTTTGGTGTAGGGTCTCTCTGCTTCTTGTCTTCTTGCTTTGCTCAAGGAATCAGCTTCAG CATTTTCTCTGCAATTTGCCAACTGGGGCTTCTCTTGTTGGGGTTATCTTTCTTCTCCAATTCCATCTGTCAAAG GAATAATATTGAGAAGAGGCGTGACATCCAGTTAAAAGAAGATGACATCTTGAGAGTGGCTAGATTGATACTTCCTGCTGCTAATCTCGCAATTTCAAAGAGGCGAGAGCTTTTCTCGGGAGAGCCATCCATGACCCTAAAA GTAGCTCCGTTTCTCCTTCTTGGAGCTGAATATGGCCATCTCATCACGCTTCGGAGGCTATGCGCAATTG GGTTCTTTGTCAGCTTCACCGCCCCGAAACTATACTTGCGCTATTCAGCTCGGATAAGCCAAAAAG TTGAGTGCTCCAAATGGTGGGTTCTTGAAGCGTGGGTTGCTTGCTCCCACAAGAAAATCGTGGCCGCATCAGCAATCATGGCCTTCTGGAACCTGACGACTATAAAAACTCGCTTGCTCACAG CGTTCATATCTGTCGTGGTTCTGCGTTACCATCGACAACATTCGGGAGCAAATCTTGAAGTAGCTGCAGAAGCTGAAAAGGAAGATTTAGCACAGGAGCAGCCGGACAAGGCTATAGTTGTCGCAGAAAAGATGTCCTGTGACTAG
- the LOC120287704 gene encoding reticulon-like protein B18 isoform X2, translated as MFDLLFVKELILLRDNKNLDRIGQGITDLILWRDVAKSTLWFGVGSLCFLSSCFAQGISFSIFSAICQLGLLLLGLSFFSNSICQRNNIEKRRDIQLKEDDILRVARLILPAANLAISKRRELFSGEPSMTLKVAPFLLLGAEYGHLITLRRLCAIGFFVSFTAPKLYLRYSARISQKVECSKWWVLEAWVACSHKKIVAASAIMAFWNLTTIKTRLLTAFISVVVLRYHRQHSGANLEVAAEAEKEDLAQEQPDKAIVVAEKMSCD; from the exons ATGTTCGATTTGCTTTTTGTGAAGGAACTGATTTTACTGAGGGACAATAAGAATCTGGACCGAATCGGACAGGGGATTACTGATTTGATATTGTGGAGAGATGTCGCGAAATCGACACTCTGGTTTGGTGTAGGGTCTCTCTGCTTCTTGTCTTCTTGCTTTGCTCAAGGAATCAGCTTCAG CATTTTCTCTGCAATTTGCCAACTGGGGCTTCTCTTGTTGGGGTTATCTTTCTTCTCCAATTCCATCTGTCAAAG GAATAATATTGAGAAGAGGCGTGACATCCAGTTAAAAGAAGATGACATCTTGAGAGTGGCTAGATTGATACTTCCTGCTGCTAATCTCGCAATTTCAAAGAGGCGAGAGCTTTTCTCGGGAGAGCCATCCATGACCCTAAAA GTAGCTCCGTTTCTCCTTCTTGGAGCTGAATATGGCCATCTCATCACGCTTCGGAGGCTATGCGCAATTG GGTTCTTTGTCAGCTTCACCGCCCCGAAACTATACTTGCGCTATTCAGCTCGGATAAGCCAAAAAG TTGAGTGCTCCAAATGGTGGGTTCTTGAAGCGTGGGTTGCTTGCTCCCACAAGAAAATCGTGGCCGCATCAGCAATCATGGCCTTCTGGAACCTGACGACTATAAAAACTCGCTTGCTCACAG CGTTCATATCTGTCGTGGTTCTGCGTTACCATCGACAACATTCGGGAGCAAATCTTGAAGTAGCTGCAGAAGCTGAAAAGGAAGATTTAGCACAGGAGCAGCCGGACAAGGCTATAGTTGTCGCAGAAAAGATGTCCTGTGACTAG
- the LOC120287704 gene encoding reticulon-like protein B18 isoform X3 encodes MELILLRDNKNLDRIGQGITDLILWRDVAKSTLWFGVGSLCFLSSCFAQGISFSIFSAICQLGLLLLGLSFFSNSICQRNNIEKRRDIQLKEDDILRVARLILPAANLAISKRRELFSGEPSMTLKVAPFLLLGAEYGHLITLRRLCAIGFFVSFTAPKLYLRYSARISQKVECSKWWVLEAWVACSHKKIVAASAIMAFWNLTTIKTRLLTAFISVVVLRYHRQHSGANLEVAAEAEKEDLAQEQPDKAIVVAEKMSCD; translated from the exons atg GAACTGATTTTACTGAGGGACAATAAGAATCTGGACCGAATCGGACAGGGGATTACTGATTTGATATTGTGGAGAGATGTCGCGAAATCGACACTCTGGTTTGGTGTAGGGTCTCTCTGCTTCTTGTCTTCTTGCTTTGCTCAAGGAATCAGCTTCAG CATTTTCTCTGCAATTTGCCAACTGGGGCTTCTCTTGTTGGGGTTATCTTTCTTCTCCAATTCCATCTGTCAAAG GAATAATATTGAGAAGAGGCGTGACATCCAGTTAAAAGAAGATGACATCTTGAGAGTGGCTAGATTGATACTTCCTGCTGCTAATCTCGCAATTTCAAAGAGGCGAGAGCTTTTCTCGGGAGAGCCATCCATGACCCTAAAA GTAGCTCCGTTTCTCCTTCTTGGAGCTGAATATGGCCATCTCATCACGCTTCGGAGGCTATGCGCAATTG GGTTCTTTGTCAGCTTCACCGCCCCGAAACTATACTTGCGCTATTCAGCTCGGATAAGCCAAAAAG TTGAGTGCTCCAAATGGTGGGTTCTTGAAGCGTGGGTTGCTTGCTCCCACAAGAAAATCGTGGCCGCATCAGCAATCATGGCCTTCTGGAACCTGACGACTATAAAAACTCGCTTGCTCACAG CGTTCATATCTGTCGTGGTTCTGCGTTACCATCGACAACATTCGGGAGCAAATCTTGAAGTAGCTGCAGAAGCTGAAAAGGAAGATTTAGCACAGGAGCAGCCGGACAAGGCTATAGTTGTCGCAGAAAAGATGTCCTGTGACTAG